From the Thermoproteota archaeon genome, one window contains:
- the larE gene encoding ATP-dependent sacrificial sulfur transferase LarE has translation MSKYRCPAIAFSGGRDSTFLLWALKRAGVDRVMAVTVDFPYIPRRVVAASEEVARLIGVDHIIIRDEKVMKENEILRNGPLRCYFCKLRMMSLILNVAEREGCDAVLDGTNASDVREDRPGLRALKELGVQSPLVEAGIKEGEVISLLRDLNLPYLAETCLLTRMPPGREVSLDLLKRIEDLEDFVLRAGVSLVRARVQGSEVRIEVPPGDMHKILEIRDEILEMALSTGFQAVTLDLMGYRGSKLVLI, from the coding sequence TTGAGCAAGTATAGATGCCCAGCTATTGCTTTCTCTGGAGGTAGGGACAGCACATTTCTCCTGTGGGCGCTCAAACGAGCTGGCGTGGATAGGGTAATGGCCGTGACAGTCGACTTCCCCTACATACCTAGGAGGGTTGTAGCGGCCAGTGAAGAGGTGGCCAGACTCATTGGAGTGGATCACATAATCATCAGGGATGAGAAGGTAATGAAAGAGAATGAAATATTGAGGAATGGTCCCCTCAGATGCTACTTCTGCAAATTGCGGATGATGTCCCTGATCTTAAATGTGGCTGAGCGAGAGGGGTGCGATGCGGTGCTCGATGGGACCAACGCCAGCGATGTGAGGGAGGACAGGCCAGGCTTAAGGGCCCTGAAAGAGTTGGGAGTCCAGAGTCCGCTTGTAGAGGCGGGAATTAAGGAAGGAGAGGTGATCTCACTGCTGAGGGACCTGAATCTCCCCTACTTGGCAGAAACGTGCTTGCTGACTAGGATGCCGCCGGGAAGGGAGGTTAGTCTCGATCTATTGAAGAGGATCGAAGATTTAGAGGACTTCGTCCTCCGAGCGGGTGTCTCTCTAGTGAGGGCCCGCGTTCAGGGAAGTGAGGTGAGGATAGAGGTCCCTCCCGGAGACATGCATAAGATTCTGGAGATCCGGGATGAGATTTTGGAGATGGCCTTATCTACGGGTTTCCAAGCCGTCACCCTCGACCTTATGGGTTATAGGGGATCTAAGCTTGTGCTGATCTAG
- a CDS encoding triphosphoribosyl-dephospho-CoA synthase, with translation MEVDHWDIVRAFTLGPVLEATIPKPGNVNRYRDFEDLTIYHFLFGSISIVKVLYEAVERGFKVREGALLPREIGLGGLIEEAVSRSMDAQGTNANLGIIKLIIPLAAACPLSEDFSALGSTARELIEESVPEDTVALYRAIRRANPGGLKREVEYDVYGDNVFEELVRDQVNLLKISELGCRVELVYCEWLNGYERTLWLTNLLEDLLTLNNDLEGAVIKGFLMLMSQELDTLIVRRAGVERAEQVRNLARKVLSGEILLEELDSFLRSGRKPLNPGSLADVTAAAISLLILKGYTLT, from the coding sequence ATGGAGGTGGATCACTGGGATATAGTGAGGGCATTTACCTTGGGACCCGTACTAGAGGCCACAATTCCTAAACCGGGAAACGTCAACAGGTATAGGGACTTCGAAGATCTAACAATATATCACTTCCTTTTTGGCTCGATATCCATAGTGAAGGTCCTTTACGAGGCGGTTGAAAGGGGTTTCAAGGTTAGGGAAGGTGCCCTGCTTCCCAGAGAGATCGGGCTGGGGGGGTTGATAGAAGAAGCTGTAAGTAGATCGATGGATGCTCAGGGAACTAATGCTAATTTAGGCATAATCAAGTTGATAATCCCCTTAGCTGCTGCATGCCCGTTATCCGAGGATTTCAGTGCGTTGGGATCCACAGCTAGGGAATTGATCGAGGAGTCTGTCCCGGAGGATACAGTAGCTCTCTACAGGGCAATTAGGAGGGCTAATCCTGGGGGGCTCAAGAGGGAAGTTGAGTATGATGTATACGGTGACAACGTATTTGAGGAACTAGTCAGGGATCAAGTTAATCTGCTGAAGATTTCGGAATTGGGATGCAGAGTAGAATTGGTTTACTGTGAGTGGTTGAATGGTTATGAGAGGACCTTATGGTTGACAAACTTGCTAGAGGATTTGTTGACATTAAACAATGACCTAGAAGGCGCTGTGATCAAGGGATTCCTGATGCTGATGTCTCAGGAGCTTGATACCCTGATCGTCAGAAGGGCAGGGGTAGAGAGGGCCGAGCAGGTGAGGAATTTAGCGAGGAAAGTGCTGTCTGGCGAGATCTTGTTAGAGGAGCTGGATTCCTTCCTTAGAAGCGGGAGAAAGCCTTTGAATCCCGGTAGCTTAGCGGATGTGACGGCAGCAGCCATAAGCCTTCTGATCCTGAAGGGATACACCCTTACCTAA